AAAGGGCGCGGGCGGTGTTGGGCTCGGGCAGGGCCTGCGCCAGTTGCAGGCTCTGGACGATGAAATAGATGTCCATCAGGCCGCCCGGGCCGACCTTGAAGTCGTAGCGCTCCTCGTTTTTCTCTTCAGACAGCTCCTTTTCCTGGCGTTCTCGCAAGCCGGCCAAAGAGCTCCGTTCGTCCTTTTGGAGCGCTTGGGGGGAATTCCAGAAGAGGTCGGGACAGGGATCGTCCAAGTGGCGAGTCAGCACGGCGGACGCCTTGACGTAGGCCACCCGCTCCCAAGCCTCAGCCCGATCCTTGAGGTACCGGTGAAAGTCTGCAAGTGCAATGGCGGGGTCGCCGTGGCGGCCTTCGGGGCGCAGCCGGAAGTCGAGGCGGTAAGCGCGTCCGGCGGCCGTCAGCTCTTCCAGCAATCCGCGCAAGCGACGGACGAAGGCGTCCAACAGCGGCAGGTCGGGGACGTCCTGGCTGTGGAAGACCAGCATCAGGTCGAGGTCGGAGTGGTAGGTCAACTCCGATCCGCCCAGCTTGCCCAGGGCCAGGACAGCCATGGGGAGTTCCCGCAGATCGTCGATCGACTCCAGAGCTTCGTCAAAGGCCCATTTCAAGCAAGACGCAGCCAGCGAACTGAGCAGTCTGCGGGCCTGTTCGCCGGAGATGACTTCCTCCAGCTCCAGCACGGCAATCTTGAATTCTTCACGGCGCTTGAGTGTGCGCAGGGCATCGGCATCGGGACAGCCCTCGACCTCGATATCAGCGTCATCGGCCATGGCCTCTTTCCACTCCTCGGGGCGGTTCACCCCGTCCAGCAGTTCGGGGTTGGCGATAAGCGTTTCCGAGAGCAGGTTGCCTGCAGCCAGAATGTCGAAGAGCCGGGCCGCCAGGGAGCGGTTTTCCACCAGGCCGCGGTAGAGTCCGTTGCGGGCTCCGCTGGCTTCGGCCAGGCGGTCGAGGCGGCTGAAGAGGCGCTCGGCTCGAGGCATCCTCTGGGCGGCTTCGATCAGCGCCGGCGCCAGGTTGGCCACCAGATTGCGGAGCCGTGAAGGGGACTCGGGAAAGGCCGGAGCCGAGGCCAGCATCTGCAGTCCGTTTTGAATGACTTCGGGCTTTTCCACCTCCTTGCGCTTGAGCCAGTCAACGCCTTCTTCGCCCCTCAGGTCAGGATTGAGCAGCAGTTCCTCGAAGCCTTCAGGCAGGTGCTTGTCCTCGAAGAGAGACTCGAAGATCTGACGCACGTTGCTGCTGTGACGGCGCATCTCCGATTGCAGCGTGGGCCTTTCCTGCTGCTCGCCCTCGTCCTGATGCGGGGCCAGACGCATGAGCCGGCTGAGGACCTCCAGTTGGCGGGCATCTTCCGGCAGCGTATGGGTCTGGCGGTCCTCGGCCAGTTGCAGCTTGTGCTCGAGTATGCGCAAAAAGCGGTAGGCCTCGCGCAGGTCGCGGAAGGTCTGATGGGCGATGAATCCGCGGTCCACCAGCACCGTCAGGGCCCGCAAGGTCTGGGTCGTCCGCAGCTCGGCCTGTTCGCCCCCGTGCAGAAGCTGGAAAGCCTGCACGAAGAATTC
This is a stretch of genomic DNA from Acidobacteriota bacterium. It encodes these proteins:
- a CDS encoding DUF294 nucleotidyltransferase-like domain-containing protein, with translation MQARDLILSPELAGREAEAFLARFGFTDPARADERLQSLARRIGQPERLADLLSSLLEEIADCPNPDAVLPRLEDVFGALQNPAVLISFLMENRAALARLVWILASSGYLTQTFVRNPEYVYWILDRGNLEQPQDRDYFLRQAEDAVRPFEHIPSALDALRRMRRRENLRIAAQEVLELIDLPDSMSQISALADAILQSVFELACRKSELASPSFAVLAMGKLGGCELNFSSDIDLVYVFDQGENDRAMLRLGRTLTRMLSEPSGEGSLYRVDLRLRPMGSTGQIAYSLEAFRSYFETWADTADRLAFIKCRVVAGHAELGRRFLKLAQRFVYRRYIDLAAVEEVRWLKRRTDQKMRSLGEEERNVKLGIGGIREVEFFVQAFQLLHGGEQAELRTTQTLRALTVLVDRGFIAHQTFRDLREAYRFLRILEHKLQLAEDRQTHTLPEDARQLEVLSRLMRLAPHQDEGEQQERPTLQSEMRRHSSNVRQIFESLFEDKHLPEGFEELLLNPDLRGEEGVDWLKRKEVEKPEVIQNGLQMLASAPAFPESPSRLRNLVANLAPALIEAAQRMPRAERLFSRLDRLAEASGARNGLYRGLVENRSLAARLFDILAAGNLLSETLIANPELLDGVNRPEEWKEAMADDADIEVEGCPDADALRTLKRREEFKIAVLELEEVISGEQARRLLSSLAASCLKWAFDEALESIDDLRELPMAVLALGKLGGSELTYHSDLDLMLVFHSQDVPDLPLLDAFVRRLRGLLEELTAAGRAYRLDFRLRPEGRHGDPAIALADFHRYLKDRAEAWERVAYVKASAVLTRHLDDPCPDLFWNSPQALQKDERSSLAGLRERQEKELSEEKNEERYDFKVGPGGLMDIYFIVQSLQLAQALPEPNTARALSKLRLQGALKEESAAALVDALHFYRRLEAVSRLVQERSANSIPNDPQEARLLAHLTADLDPQDLLDTYLHHRHAVRRLYHRHFH